From the genome of Treponema peruense:
TTCCGCTGTAAAAGGGCTGAACCATTGCGCGCAGTCTGCTTTTTGGGCCGCCGTAAAGTGTTGCATAAAAAATACCCAGGTCAGGTGAAAGCGCGCGCACACTGCGGTTGTTTTCACCCTGCGCCGTAACGCTCAGAATAATTGCCTGTGTTTTTAAATTGCGCTCACCCATGATTTAATAGTAATATTTTTGGAGCGCAACGGCAACTGGAATCTTAAGGGAAAGACTATGGTATTTTAAAGTAAAAACCATTGAAAAGTAATATGAATCGTGTTATTCTTAAGTAAGAAATTCTTACTTTTGGAGGTTGATATGGGTGTAGAGGTTTTAACAGTTTCATCAAAAGGCCAGATTGTACTTCCAGTCAAAATGAGAAGAACTATTGGTATTACAGATGGTGATAAACTTGCAGCCTTTGCTTCTGACGATGGAGTAATAATGCTTAAGGTCGTAAAGGTTCCGACTGTTCAGGATTTTAAGGTACGCCTGGACGAAGCCAAAGATTGGGCTGAATCTGTCGGTTATAAAGAAGAAGATATCAGTGATATTATCAAATCTGTAAGGCTGGCAAAGCGTGAAAATAGTAATTGACACTAATGTGGTTATATCCGGAACTTTCTTTGGAGGTAATCCAAGGAAAATTCTTGAATCTGTAGTATCACATGATTTGGATGCCTCTGCCACAACAGAAATTATTGATGAATATCAGGAAATCGTTGACGAGATGATTGTACGAAAACAAGGTCATCTTCGTAAAGATTTGCTGGTTCCTTTTATCAATAGTCTTGATTTGATTGAACCTGTTACAACAACTGATGTTTGCCGGGATCTGGATGACAACAAGTTTCTCTCGTGTGCCAAAGATTCTGATTCCCTTTATATTGTTAGTGGCGATAAAGATTTACTTGAGTTGCATACATTTGAAGGTATTCAAATAATTACCGCAAAGAATTTTGTGGAAATGTATCTGAATACTTGAAAATAGTTTTTTGTGCAGTGTTAAGTACAAAATTGACAGAATAAAACAGATTTGGTATATTGAATGAAGGAAATGCC
Proteins encoded in this window:
- a CDS encoding AbrB/MazE/SpoVT family DNA-binding domain-containing protein encodes the protein MGVEVLTVSSKGQIVLPVKMRRTIGITDGDKLAAFASDDGVIMLKVVKVPTVQDFKVRLDEAKDWAESVGYKEEDISDIIKSVRLAKRENSN
- a CDS encoding putative toxin-antitoxin system toxin component, PIN family; the protein is MKIVIDTNVVISGTFFGGNPRKILESVVSHDLDASATTEIIDEYQEIVDEMIVRKQGHLRKDLLVPFINSLDLIEPVTTTDVCRDLDDNKFLSCAKDSDSLYIVSGDKDLLELHTFEGIQIITAKNFVEMYLNT